The sequence ATCGAGCTACATGGTTCAGCTGGGATGTATGATCGATCATGACAGAAATGGCACCTTGGCCCAGCTGCCGGCCGATAGCTGCCAGGCGATCAACCTGGGAAGGTGGCAGGGGAATACCATAAAGGATGTTCACTTGGCGGCCATTTTCTATAAATTCATGCAGCAGTGGCTGTAGATATTCGATTTCAGCAATAGTTGATGCAACGAGTAGAGCTTCTGTTTTGGCTTCCCCAACTTGCAGACGAACCCCTTCCAGAGTCTTCAGTCCAAAGTCAGTGTTTGAAGTCTGGGATACTAGAAGAGGAAGGGTTGCATGAACCTTGTGTGTCTTGACGTGTGCCCGAAAGCCTACGCCTAAGTACTCTACAGCATCAAGGAGAGACTTGCAGTGTCGATGCATTTGGCCCTGTCAAGTATCAAGGCCGGTTTTGGCAGTTGAGTGATCATTTTTGCGACATAGTGTTGTCGAAAATCGCCCGCGGTTTGTAATATCACATGTGCTGATCCCATTAtgaaaaattataaattgaCTGTTGAGTGAGCTTAGCTATGGGCGTACTCCCGTGCGCTTCTTATAGACTGAATCTTCAGTCCCTTCCGCTACCATGCCTGAGTGCGGGATACAAAACCATTGACCAAATAGAGTGCGCGGGTGCGACGTTGTGCAGCTTCGCGGTGTGTTCAAATAATGCCGCTATTCCCAATGAGGTGTGCGGCTGCGACGAGTTGATGACTAGAGTTGGCATCAGTGGAGCACTAGGTATCGTCCCCGTGCAAAGAAGAGGCATACATAAGCCACATGAACCACGCCTTAGGCTTAGAAAACCATGTTCACTATGGAGCATAGGGTCTTATATCTATAGTTGGTCCGCTCCTACGAGTGTATGGCAGTTGACAGACTCTCAATCTTTCCCAGAATCTGCCGATGCTCGTCATACGTGACAAGCTGTCTATCATCATGACGTCCCCATCGCCAATCTGGCAACCAAAAGCAATTATTTTCGACCTCCTTACGGCCCTGTTAGACTCTTGGAGTCTTTGGGATGCGTGTACAACTTCtatagctgctgcagagggcCGACTTTGGCGGGCACGCTATCTGGAACTGACCTTCGACACTGGCGCATACGTCCCATATGAACAGCTCGTTCACAAAGCCGCAAAGGATGTTGGCTTGCCTGACTCGGCTCCCAGGACGTTATTGGAAAACCGGGACAAACTTCAACCATGGCCCGAGGTTGCCCACGTCTTAGAGCAGCTGAAGTTTCAGGGTTATAAGCTTGGCGTAGTAACCAATTGTTCGCAGCATCTGGGGACTATTGCCGCCGGTATAGTCGGAAGTTTTGACTCAGTCGTCACCGCAGAGGAGAGTGGCTTTTACAAACCTGCTAGGCAAGCTTATCAGGCCATCTTGGCAGCCATGGGTGTTCAGACTCAAGACGCATTGTTTGTTGCAGGTAGTGCAGGAGATGTTGAAGGCGCAACAAATGCCGGCATGAAAGTCGTCTGGCATAACAAGATTGGGCTGCCAAGACAGGGCCAATCGGTTCCACTTAAGGAGGCTACAAGTCTGTATAATGCTTTATTGGACTTTATGTAAATTTTTCTTAGAACTATGCACTAAAAATACAATTTCGAAGTATCATCTCGGGCTATGTTTCTTTCCATTAAAGTGACCTCAAGTCTAGCATTGCAGAGCTCTAATACGAGCCAATGACCTGCGGGTCAGCCCCAACGATAACAATCTCAGACATTGTTTGTTATAAATCTTGATGAAAAGACCGACTCATTTCAGGAACCTAAGGCAGAATTAGATCAACAATTGTTGCCCTTCTTAAATTTATGTGAAATCGTTGGCCTTTTAGTGTAACTCTCCAAAATGAAAGTACGTAAATAAGGAAATGTTTAATAAATAGGATTTCTGAGTGTGTTTTGAAGACTTCAATGCTACTTCAGTATAATAATTTGCCTTAACGCCTTACGAAAAACGAAAATATGTCCTGTGGAATCTTTCTATTCACGTATGCGTTTCCACAGGCTCGGAAAGCAGTCGCGATCCCTTCCTTCAGTTAGATACCTCGATTGTGAAAGACATATGTGTAAAGCGTCGATTTCCTCATTAGGCCTCTTCATAAGCCTACCATTAAACAAAGCATAAATTATTTATCATTATTGCAAGGAAACCCTAACTCCCAGACTCGTGCTCTGATGCTAGAAATGTGCTACTGTGCAGTATCTTCGATGACGACGTTTCAAGTTAGAGTTGACTTTGAGTATCACAGTTATACTGCCTCTTTCAAAACAGTAGTTGAAAAGGCGTTGACCTATTTTTAGGTGCTTCAAATATATAACCCTCGGGTTTTCCAGGCATTTGTTATTTCCTTACCTAacgtattaaataaagggaTAGCTTATCCGGTATCCAAGCAGgcgtattttatatttaaaaaaaaaaaagcagggctTGTGCAGTGGGGTGTCAAAAGTCTAGGTTCCTATACTTTTAGCTACTATATTACAGGGCTTTCTAGTATAATATAGCACTTATCCGCTgtattatagcacttatcCGCTATATTACAGCACTTATTTACTGCATGACAACACTTGTCTGCCATATTACAGTGCTTATCCACAAGGCCTCTCTACTATAATACAAGGCTTTCTACTATAATATGGACTTatctactataatatagcacctatttactataatatagcgcTTATCCGCTCCGCTATAGTATACTATtcatttactatattataatgtttattaatatatttcaGAAGACATAAGCCTAGAGGCTATTGTTAAGAGCTTCGATACAAGGATGCAGCTGAATATCAAGGATCAAGACATAGAATGACCTCTTTAGAACTACATGAGCGTCATATCTATACAGAAAGAGCCATTTCTTTGATTCGATATAAAACGTGGAATCTGACTGCTTCGTGATATTATACATCCTTGCTGGAAACCAGCAGAGattaaagagaaagaaggaccATTAACTAAGCTACtagatgatgcagatgataCATACTTGTCCCTTTGCTGGCCGATATCCCCACACATGAGTCGTTTACTCTTGGAAATTACACCACGAGTAGTTACCAAGCTGCGCCTTCTTCTATTGAACCCAGCCTGTTGTGGTTGCTCGAGGAAGAAATGCCTTTGACTCCTGGATTTGCGGATTTGCGGTTTAAATTATCTCTTAGTCTACTAGAATCCAAGTAAGCACTTGGGATCGATTGTAAACTCCGCCGCTAGCGTTGGGTCTTTTTAACACTTATAAATAGGGGACGCTATTTCATTTGCGTTCTCAGAGCTGTGCGTGCGTCTCTAGGTAGAAGTATTAAAATGCTATTGGCTGAGTTTTTAAATCTACTCCTCAATATATAGATAGAACTAATAACGATATGTTTTGATACAGAACGCATTGTGCGCTCGATTTCCCGCACCTGGGAGCTTTCATTGTCGTTGCCACCCAAATTCAATGAGTGGCTGTTCGATGAGGGCTTGATGCACTGGCAGCACCAATCCCTCTTGGTTGCGAGCCGCTACACCTCGGTTATGACATAGATTACCTAATTAttctgcttgcttttttacAATCCTAAACACCTAAACATCCGGACTGCAAAAATAAAATGTTGTAGTTAGTTACGTCATGTAGATTAACCTGGAGCTTCTTCGCTACGCTAATATCTATACCTATTAGAGTAATTGGTGTAAATACATAATGCGTATGCCTTAATTGAGGTATACCCCAGTTCCTTATCTGAGGggtgttttatttttattattgaaTACAGTTGTATAAAGCAGTTAAgctaaagaatatttaatcTTCAATAGCAAGCTtgtattagttaataaaacGAAACatcttatataagtaatagcCTTTAGTAAGAAAGAATTTGCATAAGGTAtgaattatttattaaagtatctattataaaagatttaaatgtGTTTTATttgttaatatatatatatatatattttaaaagctataagctataatggtatattaaagaaattaattgaattctattttatagttttgttaaaattaatattaaaaagtagtaaaatatatctattatataatttgctttaaatataatactagaaTTAACaatagtattagtattagtaaatatataatatatataaatattttttataattcttactgaatttaattttatttataatactattaaatataatataatatatttttatatattacctggtaaatctattttaattagTAGTTGCCTTTTAGTCCTTGTTt comes from Trichoderma asperellum chromosome 3, complete sequence and encodes:
- a CDS encoding uncharacterized protein (EggNog:ENOG41), whose product is MLVIRDKLSIIMTSPSPIWQPKAIIFDLLTALLDSWSLWDACTTSIAAAEGRLWRARYLELTFDTGAYVPYEQLVHKAAKDVGLPDSAPRTLLENRDKLQPWPEVAHVLEQLKFQGYKLGVVTNCSQHLGTIAAGIVGSFDSVVTAEESGFYKPARQAYQAILAAMGVQTQDALFVAGSAGDVEGATNAGMKVVWHNKIGLPRQGQSVPLKEATSLYNALLDFM